The DNA window AATGGGCATTTGCTTTCAGTTGTCATGATGCGCTCTCTGCTTCTGTAAGTTCGCTCGCCAGGCCCTGTCTGCAGTCCCTGGGGAGCCGTTAGCTTGATATCGCGGGCTAATGCTCGCGTCGGGTGTTGCGCTAATGGTTTGTCTAATCAACTGATTTTAAATAATAAGAAATGAGGCTTCGCCAACCGCTGATGGGGCTCGCACTGACACTCAGTTCTAAGCTTAGTCAGTGGATGCAGATAGATAAAATAGGAATGGTTGAATGTTGTAATAGTCTATGGCTATTGAAATGGTATTAATTGATAGGGTCTTTATGGTGATAAGGCCGGACGGGTTTATCGAATAGTCAAAAATAGCATTATCACCTGCCAGCCAAATGGAATCATTCGTCCTCTATCTATAGGCTATTCCCCCTATAATTGCTGCACGGGTCTAAACTATCAGCTTTGAATATATGTATTTTTTGACTTGCCGATTAAACAGGATGAAAATAATTTATTAGTCAGTGCCCACCACCATCACTAAATAAATCTATGCATTGATAATAAACATCGAAACCAGGGATTTTGCTTTCAGCCAATTCTGGAACCCAATAAAGAGGAGTTTGAATATTGAGTTAATTATACTCATTATATAAGGAGGGGTCATGCTTGGTAATATTCATAACGTTGATATCCGATTGTTACAGATATTTTTGACCATAGTGCAGTGTAATGGATTCTCGGCCGCTCAGGCACAGCTGAATATGAGCCAGTCCGCCATCAGTACATGTATGTCGACTCTGGAGACGCGTCTGGGCTTTCGCCTCTGTGAACGGGGTAAAAAAGGATTCAGTCTGACAGCGGAAGGGGAACAGGTGCTGTGTTATACACAACAACTGTTCGCCAAATTAGATGCTTTTGTTTTACAGGTTCATAACCTTTCAGGGCGGTTACGCGGCGAGTTAATGATCGGTCTGTTAGACAGCACATTGACGTTGCCCGAAGCAAAAGTAGTTGAGGCAATAAGACGTTTTTATCAGCGTAATCATGAGGTAAGTCTGCAGGTTTTTATTAAATCACCAACGGAACTTGAACAAGAAATTATCAGCGGCGAACTGCATGCGGCGATATCTTATATTGGACACAGATTAGAAAACCTTGAGTATATCGATCTCTTCAGTGAAAAAATTTCAATCTATTGCGGAAAGCACCATCCGCTGTATTTATCATCAAAAGTGACCTCCGAGGACTTACTGCGCTTCAGTTGGGTGAAGCGTGGCTATCTGATGCCGTCGGATTTAGTGCCTGTAATGCCGCCACTAATCACTGCCACGGCCCACCAGATGGAGGCTGTCGCCTTACTGGTTTTGGCAGGGACACACATTGGCTATCTGCCGCAACATTATGCTCAGCAGTGGGTTGATAAACAGGAAATGTACTTGCTGAAATCTGAAGAATTAAGCTATGAGGTGACTCACTGCCTTATTCTTAACCGAAGTCGCCCGCATAATGAAGCACTCGAAGCCCTGGTTTCTGACATTCTTCTGGAACATGGATGACCCTACTAAAAATAATGCATACTTATATTACAACGCTTTCCGGTTAAACATTCATAAATGATAAAGTCAGCTTTGTTTTATATCTATTGTTAGCTATGTATTTCAGTCTTACGCTCAGTGGCACATCAGTAAATATTCAGATGGGTACAGTGGCTGGAATGCTGCTATCCGTAAAATGGGCGTTTTACCAAACATCGAGGGATATGAAATGAGAGATAAATTTCGCGCCAGACACTATCTTGCCATGCAGGATTATACAGCGGAAGAGATCCGTTATTTGGTCGAGCTGGCAACCGATTTAAAACGCAAATGGACCATGCGTGAGCCACATGAATATTTACGTGGGCGTACCTATGGCATGATTTTCGAAAAAAAATCTACGCGTACCCGTAATTCCTTCCATGCCGCCGCAACGGCGCTGGGGGCTCAGTCTATCTATCTGCGACCGGATGAAATGCAACTCAGCCGTGGCGAGCCAATTAAAGATACCGCACGCATTATTGATCGCTATTTTGATGGTTTGTATATCCGAACTTATGGACAGGAAATTGTTCAGGAGTTTGCGCAATACATGAAAAATCCGGTGATTAACGCGTTAACGGCGCTGGAACATCCTTGCCAGGGGCTGGCCGACCTTCTGACCATTAAAGAAAAATTTGGTGAATGGAAAGGGGTAAAAGTCTGTTATGCCGGCGATGTCTATAACGTCTGTCATTCCCTGATGATCGGCTGCGGCATGATGGGAATGGATATTTACGTTGCTGCCCCTGAAGGGTACGAACCCGTACCGGAAATTCTGGCCTGTGCGCAGCAACACGCGGCGAAAAGCGGTTCCAAAGTCATCGTGACCCGGGACTTCGACGAGGCGCTGCGTGGAGCTGATGTGGTATATGGCAACACCTGGCATAGCATGGGTGAAAACGAAGCCCAGAAAGAAAAACGCATTCAAGACTTTATGCCGTACCAGATCAACGCCCAGGCAATGGCGAAAGCGCGTAAAACGGCGGTCTTCATGCATTGCCTGCCGGGTTACCGTGGCGAAGATATGACAGACGAAGTCATTGAAGGGCCACAGTCCGTGGTGTGGGATCAGGGTGAAAACCGCATGCACACCGTGAAGGCCGTTATGGTGGCTACGGCGGTCTAGCATTCCGGCTCAAAGGCGAGGGAGCCAAAATTCTGGCTCCTCCGCGTAATGCCGTCAGATATCACTTCTACTTTTAGTCGCCATCCGTACTTCACTAAGGAGTTTGTTATGAGCCAATCTGTGGAGAATAAAACACATCTAAAAAAAGCCATTACCTTCAATGGTTTCTTGGGGATGGGTATTGGCTGCGTGTTTGGTGCTTCCTGGTTGGTACTTACCGGCACCTGGCTAAGCACCGCCGGTGGCCCATCCAATGCGGCACTGGCCATTTTGCTCTGCCTTCTCATTGAGCTTCCCCTGGCGCTGGCTTATCTGGAAGCCATCTCGGCGGTTCCGTTGGCAGGCGGAGAGGCTGCGTATTCTTGCCTTGCCTTCGGTAGTTTTGCCGCGATGATTGCCGGATGGTTCGGCGTGTTGGTGAATATCATTTTATGCGCCTGGGAAGCGCTGGCGATCACCACCATGCTGGGCTACCTGCTGCCTTCCATGAAGAGTGCGGCGATTCTCTATGAGGTCGGCGGGTTTGCGGTCAGTGCTCCATTATTGATTATCGGGCTGTTACTTGTCGCGGGGATCGGCATGATGCAGCACCGGGGGGTAAAACTTTCATCAACGTTACAGACGGTCATTACAGTGACTGTTTTAACCCTGGTTATCGTCTCGCTGATTGCATGTTCATTCTATATCAACCTTGAAAATCTCAGCCCGTTACAGAGCAAACCGACCTTTGCCGGCGTGGTGGCTCTGCTGGCGCTCCTGCCATTTTCTATTGCCGGATGGGAAACCATAGCCAAGGGGGCGGAAGAAGCCTCTGCCAGCCTAAGCCGTAAAAAAACCGCTCTCGCTTTGATTATCTCTCTGGTCATCGCCACCTTTATGTATCTGATTACCATGCTGGTTCCTTCGGCCATTGTGCCGTGGCAAAGCCTGATGACCATGGATATCCCCTTTGCTCATGCAGCAGAAATAGTGACAGGTACGCCAGTTTGGGGGTTGGTATTAACGGCGGCTGCTTGCTGCGGAGTCGTGGGTGTTTATAACGCCTGTTTTTATGGCGCAACTCGTTTACTCATGTATATGAGCCAGGTGGGTTTAATTCCGGCCGCTTTCTCCCGGTTGCACCCGGTTTACCATACGCCAACGGTAGCCATCCTTTTCGTTTCATTAATAGCCGCTTCTGCCTGTCTGCTGGGTAAAGCCGTGTTTCTCCCACTGGTCACCGTGGCCGCTTTTTCCTACATCGTCTTGTGGGGGTCAACGCTGTTTTCCGTGATGCGACTGCGGAAATTGCGCCCTGAGCTTCCGCGCCCACTTCCCACTCCGGGAGGAAAATTCACCCTGGCTGTGGGGGCCATTGTGACTCTGCTTATGGCTGCGGCCATGTTGTTTCCTGGCAGCCCGGCGTCGCTTAAGTGGCCCTATGAGCATCTGCTATTGGGTGTGCTGCTGGTGATTGGCATGATCCTCTATTTGTTGCGGGATAAATCTGTTTCCGGAGAGGAACAGGCCAAATTGATACTGGAAAATATTCCTACCGAAATAGTGAAAAAAGACTGACTACTCAATATAGGCATTCGGATTAATTCTGTACTCATATCGATGAAAATACCCTGAATGTATCTTGTGAAATAAAGATAATTAAGAGGTTAAAAATGGAAAGAAGCTATGTAAAAAATGCAACTAATAGACTGAAGAAGGTTTTATTATGTCCACCAAAACATTTTTCATTCCAGCCTATTAATGTCATTACTGAAGACTGGCTGGAAAAAGGCGAGTCAGCCGATATTAGCGCATTTCGGCGCGAACATGATGCGCTGGTTCAGGCTTATCGCGAAAACGGCGTTGAAGTGGTATTGATGGATCCTGATCCTGAGCTTCCTTATCAGGTTTATGCGCGCGATTTCGGTGCCTGTGTCGCGGAAGGCTTCATTATGGGGAGGTTTCGCGAACCTTGCCGGCAGGGGGAAACGGCAACTTATGAGGCCAAGATGAAACAGCTTGGTATCCCCTGCGTTGCACGCTGTACCAGTGGGGCATTTGAGGGCGGTGATTTCTGGATGATAGATGAGCACACTATTGCTCAGGGCGTAGTGGCAAGAACGGACTATGACGGCTACAAGAACATTGAACGCCAGATGTGGGAACTGGGTTACACCATGGTACCTATATTCTGTAAGCGTGAAAATCTTCACCTGGACATGTGCTTTAATATTGTTGCAGAGAAAGTCGCGGTCGTTTGCAAAGCCGCGCTTCCCGATGAGTTTTTAAATCTGCTTGCCAGAAGAAAATTCACCCTGATTGATGTTCCGCAACAGGGGGTATTCCGCCATCATTGTAATTTGCAGGCATTGGGTGATGACCGGGTACTGACCTTCAAAAATAATAAAGAGACCAACCAGCAACTTGCTGCTTTGGGAATTAAAACCATTGAAATTGAATTGGAGGAAATTCTCAAAGGTGGCGGTGGGCCTCACTGCATGACTTTCCCATTAGAACGGGCATGAAATAGTCAGCCATCTAAAGGGGAGGGTAGGGCTTCCCCTTTCTTATCTGTCAGGGAACAGGAGAGGATAATTATGAGAATACTTATAGCATTAGGCGGCAATGCGCTATTAAAACGTGGGGAAGCCATGACTGCGGAAAACCAGCGGCGAAATGTCGTTATAGCCTGTGAAGCTATTTCCCGTCTGGATGGCAAACACCAGATAATTATCAGCCATGGAAATGGGCCACAGGTAGGATTATTAGCACTGCAGTCTGAGTCCTACGCCGATAAAGTTGAGCCCTATCCTTTTGATGTTTTTGGGCGCGGAAAGCCAGGGGATGATTGGTTACATGCTGGAGCAGGAGCTACGTAATCATATGCCCGGCAGGCAGGTTGCCTGTTTGTTGACTCAGGTAGAGGTTGATATCAACGATCCTGCAGTCAAACAACCCAATAAATTTATTGGGCCGGTCTATAACGAAGAACAGGCCAAAAAATTAATGCAGGAAAAAGGCTGGATAATAAAACCGGATGGTAAATATTACCGCCGCGTTGTTCCCAGCCCACAGCCATTGGCGATCGTCGAAATTGAGACATTACGCACGCTGGTGAACAATGATGTGATTGTTATTGCCGGCGGCGGTGGTGGTATCCCGGTCACCACCCTCAGTTCGCAAAGCCGTGGGCTGGAGGCCGTTATAGACAAAGACCGTTGCTGCAGCCTAATGGCTCAGCAGCTGGATGTTGACTTACTGATTATCGCGACCGACGTCAGCAGAGTTTTCACTGATTTTGGCACGGTGGACAGCAAAGCAATTAAAGCCGCTAATCCACACGCACTGCTTGAAATGGATTTTCCGGCAGGTTCAATGTGGCCCAAGATCCAGGCTACGTGTGAG is part of the Serratia quinivorans genome and encodes:
- the cynR_5 gene encoding Cyn operon transcriptional activator, translated to MLGNIHNVDIRLLQIFLTIVQCNGFSAAQAQLNMSQSAISTCMSTLETRLGFRLCERGKKGFSLTAEGEQVLCYTQQLFAKLDAFVLQVHNLSGRLRGELMIGLLDSTLTLPEAKVVEAIRRFYQRNHEVSLQVFIKSPTELEQEIISGELHAAISYIGHRLENLEYIDLFSEKISIYCGKHHPLYLSSKVTSEDLLRFSWVKRGYLMPSDLVPVMPPLITATAHQMEAVALLVLAGTHIGYLPQHYAQQWVDKQEMYLLKSEELSYEVTHCLILNRSRPHNEALEALVSDILLEHG
- the argF gene encoding Ornithine carbamoyltransferase, producing the protein MRDKFRARHYLAMQDYTAEEIRYLVELATDLKRKWTMREPHEYLRGRTYGMIFEKKSTRTRNSFHAAATALGAQSIYLRPDEMQLSRGEPIKDTARIIDRYFDGLYIRTYGQEIVQEFAQYMKNPVINALTALEHPCQGLADLLTIKEKFGEWKGVKVCYAGDVYNVCHSLMIGCGMMGMDIYVAAPEGYEPVPEILACAQQHAAKSGSKVIVTRDFDEALRGADVVYGNTWHSMGENEAQKEKRIQDFMPYQINAQAMAKARKTAVFMHCLPGYRGEDMTDEVIEGPQSVVWDQGENRMHTVKAVMVATAV
- the aroP_2 gene encoding General aromatic amino acid permease translates to MSQSVENKTHLKKAITFNGFLGMGIGCVFGASWLVLTGTWLSTAGGPSNAALAILLCLLIELPLALAYLEAISAVPLAGGEAAYSCLAFGSFAAMIAGWFGVLVNIILCAWEALAITTMLGYLLPSMKSAAILYEVGGFAVSAPLLIIGLLLVAGIGMMQHRGVKLSSTLQTVITVTVLTLVIVSLIACSFYINLENLSPLQSKPTFAGVVALLALLPFSIAGWETIAKGAEEASASLSRKKTALALIISLVIATFMYLITMLVPSAIVPWQSLMTMDIPFAHAAEIVTGTPVWGLVLTAAACCGVVGVYNACFYGATRLLMYMSQVGLIPAAFSRLHPVYHTPTVAILFVSLIAASACLLGKAVFLPLVTVAAFSYIVLWGSTLFSVMRLRKLRPELPRPLPTPGGKFTLAVGAIVTLLMAAAMLFPGSPASLKWPYEHLLLGVLLVIGMILYLLRDKSVSGEEQAKLILENIPTEIVKKD
- a CDS encoding N(G),N(G)-dimethylarginine dimethylaminohydrolase, which produces MERSYVKNATNRLKKVLLCPPKHFSFQPINVITEDWLEKGESADISAFRREHDALVQAYRENGVEVVLMDPDPELPYQVYARDFGACVAEGFIMGRFREPCRQGETATYEAKMKQLGIPCVARCTSGAFEGGDFWMIDEHTIAQGVVARTDYDGYKNIERQMWELGYTMVPIFCKRENLHLDMCFNIVAEKVAVVCKAALPDEFLNLLARRKFTLIDVPQQGVFRHHCNLQALGDDRVLTFKNNKETNQQLAALGIKTIEIELEEILKGGGGPHCMTFPLERA
- the arcC2 gene encoding Carbamate kinase 2 translates to MRILIALGGNALLKRGEAMTAENQRRNVVIACEAISRLDGKHQIIISHGNGPQVGLLALQSESYADKVEPYPFDVFGRGKPGDDWLHAGAGAT
- the arcC1 gene encoding Carbamate kinase 1; the protein is MFLGAESQGMIGYMLEQELRNHMPGRQVACLLTQVEVDINDPAVKQPNKFIGPVYNEEQAKKLMQEKGWIIKPDGKYYRRVVPSPQPLAIVEIETLRTLVNNDVIVIAGGGGGIPVTTLSSQSRGLEAVIDKDRCCSLMAQQLDVDLLIIATDVSRVFTDFGTVDSKAIKAANPHALLEMDFPAGSMWPKIQATCEFSINSGRSAVIGSLEDIVDMVDGRTGTLINKDIDGVAFH